Proteins co-encoded in one Afipia sp. P52-10 genomic window:
- a CDS encoding acyltransferase, producing MSSPLQRATNDTRHLDGLRIVAAAAVVILHYCEYAKSHPAAKAVFDHVQHFNLFVDLFFVISGFVIAKQYLDKVGNSRGIARFLWRRVARIYPLHLLTLAFYLAIAMALQLGIAHGDNPARYPLSDIPAQLLMLHAVIGERLTFNFPSWSLSAEMICYLLFPLLAAAAATRRVLAPLIAVLALCANSAVSLTTDAGPWTDWINHGGAFRALPSFALGVSLCLFRTEIARPMAAAPFTLLTLVFIVAGGFLPSSLGLVFVYAIAILGARADLTEQSTAFARMRFERWSDLTYPVYMLHIPIATLVLSILGRYVSPFVADARLVLIPLAIVVLIVLSHLSLRYFETPIRRALTDLYDQRHGSGISLRATAPGGGPR from the coding sequence ATGTCGTCACCGCTGCAACGCGCCACCAACGATACCCGGCACCTTGACGGCCTTCGTATCGTCGCGGCCGCAGCCGTCGTCATTTTGCACTACTGCGAGTATGCAAAGAGCCATCCGGCGGCGAAAGCCGTGTTCGATCACGTCCAGCACTTCAACCTGTTCGTTGATCTATTCTTCGTGATCTCAGGTTTCGTGATCGCCAAGCAGTATCTCGACAAGGTCGGCAATTCCCGCGGGATCGCGCGCTTCCTCTGGCGGCGCGTTGCGCGAATCTACCCGCTGCACCTGTTGACGCTGGCTTTCTATCTGGCGATTGCAATGGCTCTCCAACTCGGCATTGCGCACGGTGACAATCCGGCCCGCTATCCGCTGTCTGATATCCCTGCGCAACTCTTGATGTTGCACGCGGTCATCGGCGAACGGCTGACATTCAATTTTCCAAGCTGGTCGCTGTCCGCGGAAATGATTTGCTATCTGCTGTTTCCCTTGCTTGCTGCAGCAGCAGCCACACGACGCGTGCTGGCACCGCTGATTGCCGTTCTGGCGCTCTGCGCGAACAGCGCGGTGTCTCTGACGACTGACGCCGGACCGTGGACCGACTGGATCAATCACGGCGGCGCATTCCGTGCTCTGCCGAGCTTCGCGCTCGGCGTGTCGCTCTGTCTATTCCGCACGGAAATTGCCCGGCCGATGGCAGCCGCACCGTTCACGCTGCTGACGCTCGTCTTTATTGTCGCCGGCGGATTTCTGCCGTCGTCGCTTGGCCTCGTTTTCGTCTATGCCATCGCCATTCTCGGCGCTCGCGCCGACCTGACGGAGCAATCGACAGCATTTGCGCGGATGCGCTTCGAACGCTGGTCCGACCTGACCTATCCGGTCTACATGCTGCACATTCCGATCGCGACCCTCGTGCTAAGTATTCTTGGTCGCTACGTGTCCCCGTTCGTGGCGGACGCTCGGCTTGTCCTCATTCCGCTGGCGATCGTCGTCCTTATCGTACTGAGCCATCTCTCCCTGCGCTATTTCGAAACACCAATCCGCCGCGCGCTCACCGATCTCTATGATCAACGTCATGGCAGTGGCATCTCCTTGCGCGCGACCGCTCCGGGAGGCGGCCCCCGATGA
- a CDS encoding Wzz/FepE/Etk N-terminal domain-containing protein → MLRHNSDYLPVQEFEPAPRDDGLRPVDLREIVKILRRRWRIVLAIPAALAAAALIFVLTATPQYTATATVLVDPRRANIVDTTQTVLSNFGTDDATIESQALLIQSVAILRQAVIKMKLFEDAEFVPPPTLMGTIKGLFRSASSSDVDPQEIATSRAVDSLQPRLKVVRQGTTFLVDINVKSESPRKAAAIANSIADAYFGEQVRSKYEATRIASTWLNTQIETLRKRVTASEKAVEDFRSANNLTVSQGVTVNDQQITDLNNKLIEARVQTAEARAKFDQTQKMAKSGGDPGAINAAISSDIITKLRTQYADITKSEADLSTKYGARHPLVANVRAQLQDTQRLITEEVKRILEATRHDYDVAKSREESLQASLSELQGVSTVSNQAQVQLHELRREAEANRTLYESYLARYKEASAQESLEMPDSRVVTRASIPLAPSFPKSTLIIGIALALGFGVGCAGAFLADYLDRRVKTLDQAEDLLGLPALAAVPLVDARDLARLAKRGRESLQRHDPSATGLLPPPLQPPLMRYSTEEPSSFFAESVRAIRLSIQRALRVKPVQVILVTSAIDNEGKTTVAVNLALSLASLGIRTLLVDCDLRNPETTRSLCPRAGSGLLQVALDNEPIERAILIDRSTGLSVLPAPPSGYSHLTTEFMFSDKIGDVFQHLRQHYELIILDSPPLVPLVDGRALAEHADQILLALAWDKTPLDAAIHALDLLEPVRDRILGTVLTRVDLHRLRFYDYYSSSAYIKPYVDRGLTRGATT, encoded by the coding sequence CGCGATCCCTGCGGCCCTTGCCGCTGCGGCTCTCATCTTCGTCTTGACGGCGACCCCACAATACACCGCGACGGCGACGGTTCTGGTCGATCCTCGGCGGGCGAACATCGTCGATACGACCCAGACAGTGCTCTCCAACTTCGGAACCGACGACGCCACGATCGAGAGTCAGGCACTGCTGATTCAGTCAGTCGCCATTCTGCGCCAGGCCGTCATCAAGATGAAGCTCTTCGAGGACGCAGAATTCGTCCCGCCGCCCACCTTGATGGGCACGATCAAGGGTTTGTTCCGAAGCGCATCATCCAGCGATGTCGATCCGCAAGAGATCGCAACGTCACGCGCCGTCGATTCGCTTCAGCCGCGGTTGAAGGTGGTTCGCCAGGGCACGACGTTCCTGGTCGACATCAACGTCAAGTCCGAAAGTCCGAGGAAAGCCGCGGCGATCGCCAACAGCATCGCCGACGCCTATTTCGGCGAACAGGTGCGTTCGAAGTACGAAGCGACCCGCATCGCCTCGACCTGGCTGAACACCCAGATCGAGACGCTCCGCAAGCGGGTCACCGCTTCGGAGAAAGCGGTCGAGGATTTCCGCTCCGCCAACAATCTCACCGTCTCGCAAGGCGTAACCGTCAACGACCAGCAGATCACCGACCTCAACAACAAGCTGATCGAGGCGCGGGTGCAGACCGCCGAAGCGCGCGCGAAGTTCGATCAGACCCAAAAGATGGCAAAGAGCGGAGGCGATCCCGGCGCCATCAATGCGGCCATCTCTTCCGACATCATTACCAAGCTGCGCACGCAATACGCGGATATCACCAAGAGTGAGGCGGACCTCTCGACCAAGTATGGCGCGCGGCATCCCTTGGTGGCCAATGTCCGCGCCCAGCTTCAGGACACCCAACGCCTCATCACCGAGGAGGTGAAGCGGATCCTGGAAGCCACCCGCCACGATTATGACGTTGCGAAATCCCGTGAAGAATCTCTGCAAGCCAGCCTCTCCGAGCTGCAGGGCGTTTCAACCGTATCCAATCAGGCGCAGGTCCAGCTGCACGAGCTGCGCCGTGAGGCGGAGGCCAACCGCACCCTCTATGAATCCTATCTTGCCCGCTACAAGGAAGCGAGCGCGCAGGAAAGCCTCGAAATGCCCGACTCGCGGGTGGTCACGCGCGCAAGCATTCCGCTTGCTCCCTCGTTTCCGAAATCGACGCTGATCATCGGCATCGCTCTTGCTCTTGGATTCGGCGTGGGTTGCGCCGGAGCCTTCCTCGCCGACTATCTCGACCGACGCGTCAAGACCCTCGACCAGGCCGAGGACTTACTCGGCTTGCCGGCGCTGGCCGCCGTGCCGCTCGTCGATGCTCGCGATCTCGCCCGGCTCGCAAAGCGCGGGCGCGAATCCCTTCAGCGCCATGATCCAAGCGCGACCGGATTGCTGCCTCCGCCCCTGCAACCGCCCTTGATGCGCTATTCGACCGAAGAGCCCTCGTCGTTCTTCGCCGAATCCGTGCGCGCCATCAGGCTGTCGATTCAGCGGGCCCTGCGTGTCAAGCCGGTGCAGGTGATCCTGGTGACGTCGGCGATCGACAACGAGGGGAAAACCACGGTTGCCGTCAACCTGGCCCTCTCGTTGGCGTCCCTCGGCATCCGTACGCTGCTGGTGGACTGCGATCTCCGGAATCCGGAAACCACCCGCTCGCTTTGTCCACGGGCCGGGAGCGGCCTGCTGCAGGTCGCCCTCGACAACGAGCCCATCGAGCGCGCCATCTTGATTGATCGCAGCACAGGTCTTTCGGTCCTACCCGCACCGCCGAGCGGATACAGCCATCTCACCACCGAGTTCATGTTCTCCGACAAGATCGGCGACGTTTTCCAGCACCTGCGACAGCACTACGAGCTGATCATCCTCGATTCGCCGCCGCTGGTTCCATTGGTCGACGGCCGCGCGCTCGCCGAACATGCCGATCAAATCCTGTTGGCTCTCGCCTGGGACAAGACACCGCTCGACGCGGCGATCCATGCCCTCGATCTGCTGGAGCCGGTGCGCGATCGAATCCTTGGAACGGTGTTGACCCGGGTCGATCTGCATCGCCTGCGTTTCTACGACTACTACAGCAGCTCAGCTTACATTAAGCCGTACGTCGATCGCGGCTTGACGCGGGGGGCAACCACGTGA
- a CDS encoding lipopolysaccharide biosynthesis protein, protein MIRHSLLYLPAQIVGPFMQLVAMVVWTHLVNEHSLGIITLVIAIHELLQIGCLAWWSQYALRFYGRFQGAEDKDRFHRTENVILTLSVLVQSVVATIILVGVVAPDANKTLIVATVAYVMTRAVSLYISERARISHQIGIYSAQQIIGPAAGFVIGWALIKLVDAAPEWVLAGYAAAQLLAVVVVLPALQYGRSFRPIDRDIFKQALQYGVPLLIGGSLGWLGLNAPRFIVNDLIGVAAAGLFAVGYGLGQRAAAVAAMLVTAAAYPIAVKSMEEKGSTAAMQQLADNGALLLAVMIPTSVGVFVLRHDIVMIMIAESFRATTLAILPLSVAAGGIRSIRAHFCDQVFLLHSRTRLSALISATEAAAAVIIGIAGTLLWGILGAAVASVAATLVAAILSFSIGFVRFRLIVPFVHLIRISIAAMVMAAALTVITPARDLLSLILHIALGGCIYASVLALCYAPWLVRKFTTRSDLTPAE, encoded by the coding sequence ATGATCCGGCATTCACTGCTCTATCTTCCGGCGCAGATCGTCGGCCCGTTCATGCAGCTCGTGGCGATGGTGGTGTGGACCCATCTCGTCAATGAACACTCGCTCGGCATCATTACATTGGTGATCGCGATCCACGAGCTTCTGCAGATCGGCTGCCTGGCCTGGTGGTCGCAGTACGCACTGCGCTTCTACGGCAGGTTCCAAGGCGCCGAAGACAAAGATCGTTTCCATCGGACCGAAAACGTCATCCTTACGCTCTCGGTACTGGTACAAAGCGTCGTCGCAACGATCATCCTGGTCGGCGTGGTCGCTCCCGATGCCAACAAGACGCTTATTGTCGCGACGGTCGCCTATGTCATGACGCGCGCGGTATCGCTCTACATCAGCGAACGCGCGCGTATCTCGCACCAGATCGGCATCTATTCCGCGCAGCAGATCATCGGGCCTGCCGCCGGGTTCGTCATCGGCTGGGCGCTGATCAAGCTCGTCGACGCCGCCCCGGAATGGGTCCTGGCTGGGTACGCCGCCGCGCAATTGCTGGCCGTCGTCGTGGTCCTGCCCGCGCTCCAATATGGGCGCAGCTTCCGCCCTATCGATCGCGATATCTTCAAGCAAGCTTTGCAGTATGGCGTTCCGTTGCTCATCGGCGGTTCACTCGGCTGGCTCGGGCTGAACGCTCCCCGCTTCATCGTCAATGATCTGATCGGGGTCGCGGCCGCCGGCCTGTTTGCAGTCGGTTACGGCCTCGGACAACGAGCAGCTGCGGTTGCTGCGATGCTGGTCACGGCTGCCGCCTATCCTATCGCGGTGAAGAGCATGGAGGAGAAAGGCAGCACGGCCGCCATGCAGCAACTTGCCGATAACGGCGCCCTGTTGCTCGCTGTCATGATACCGACCTCAGTGGGTGTCTTCGTGCTCCGGCACGATATCGTGATGATCATGATCGCCGAATCGTTCCGCGCGACCACATTGGCCATCCTGCCGCTCTCCGTGGCCGCCGGCGGCATCCGCAGCATACGCGCACATTTCTGCGATCAAGTCTTTCTGCTTCACAGCCGAACACGGCTGTCGGCACTCATCTCAGCAACCGAAGCTGCGGCTGCGGTCATCATCGGAATCGCGGGAACCCTGCTATGGGGCATCCTGGGCGCCGCCGTCGCGAGCGTCGCAGCGACGCTCGTGGCCGCGATCCTCAGCTTCAGCATCGGCTTTGTGCGCTTTCGCTTGATCGTTCCGTTTGTGCACCTGATACGGATTTCGATCGCGGCAATGGTGATGGCGGCAGCGCTCACGGTCATTACGCCGGCGCGTGACCTCTTGTCTCTCATTCTTCACATCGCGCTGGGCGGCTGCATCTATGCCTCAGTCCTGGCTCTTTGCTACGCGCCGTGGCTGGTCCGAAAGTTCACCACGCGATCGGACCTGACGCCCGCGGAGTAA
- a CDS encoding glycosyltransferase — MTVYVDHTHLGRRVTGIERITIELFSPSSLAPLQLTPITADGVGAMVMKQSFALPLRLSDPSAILLCPGFPPSPLLWPFAERVIPYIHDLFLMTRPDDLNARAKLYMAKPFKLAVKRYPRFLVNSADTARKLSEFCRSDAEIITYRPKVRNVFGVDAASRDEPRASGTSLRLVSIGTVEPRKNYLYGARILQALRQSGFADATLEIAGRNGWGDHWQALERENGISLRGYCSNEQVRSLLQQADALLCTSHEEGLGLPLLEAQYAGLPVIAPDDAVFREVLGTSGIFIDRQDPVAAARTIAAALTADGWRARFKERSMHNLTRWNALADADRAAVSQMISSLPASAARASRIRTPASGNNIH; from the coding sequence ATGACTGTCTATGTTGATCACACTCATCTCGGCCGGCGCGTCACCGGCATCGAACGGATCACAATCGAGCTGTTCTCACCGTCGTCGCTTGCTCCGCTGCAGCTGACACCCATCACCGCGGATGGTGTCGGCGCCATGGTCATGAAACAATCATTCGCCTTGCCGCTGCGGTTATCTGATCCGTCGGCGATCCTGCTGTGCCCCGGCTTCCCGCCAAGCCCGCTGTTATGGCCGTTCGCCGAACGGGTCATTCCCTACATTCACGACCTGTTTCTGATGACGCGACCTGACGACCTCAACGCCAGAGCCAAGCTCTACATGGCGAAGCCGTTCAAGCTTGCGGTCAAACGCTACCCGCGATTTCTCGTCAACTCAGCGGATACGGCGAGGAAACTGTCCGAATTCTGTCGCAGCGATGCCGAAATCATCACCTACCGGCCGAAGGTCCGCAACGTCTTCGGCGTCGACGCAGCCAGCCGGGATGAGCCTCGCGCGAGCGGAACGTCGCTGCGATTGGTGAGTATCGGCACCGTGGAGCCGCGCAAGAACTACTTGTATGGCGCACGTATTCTCCAGGCCCTCCGACAGTCCGGCTTTGCCGACGCGACGTTGGAGATCGCCGGCCGCAACGGTTGGGGTGACCATTGGCAAGCGCTGGAGCGCGAGAATGGCATCTCGCTGCGAGGCTACTGCTCAAACGAACAAGTGAGATCACTATTGCAGCAGGCCGATGCGCTGCTGTGCACCTCCCACGAGGAAGGGCTCGGACTGCCATTGCTTGAAGCGCAATACGCCGGCCTGCCCGTCATCGCTCCTGACGACGCGGTGTTTCGGGAGGTTCTCGGCACCTCCGGCATCTTCATCGATCGGCAAGATCCGGTCGCCGCAGCCCGCACGATCGCAGCCGCATTGACGGCGGACGGATGGCGCGCCCGCTTCAAAGAACGCAGCATGCATAATCTCACACGCTGGAATGCCCTGGCTGACGCCGATCGAGCGGCCGTGAGTCAGATGATCTCATCGCTTCCCGCAAGCGCCGCGCGCGCGTCCCGGATCCGTACACCCGCATCCGGCAACAACATCCATTAG
- a CDS encoding VpsF family polysaccharide biosynthesis protein (VpsF, distantly related to oligosaccharide ligases, is encoded next to the probable flippase VpsE.), producing MRSASRLPSPGTGTHAVSPQGQWQRRRTVRPEATLLELGIAGCTALAILATLTISSALLTHWKIQYVTAGGNFYEKLHPATYFTVLALGLILLRSGNPVRELVQIFAGSVTILFYLICWVLLLVQTVLLQRPFTTVVDTFLLPLLLTIVIWRTNPSIRRLLVWLVHGLILLNVLIGYYEFFAGSRIIPLTLGNILVVGEWRSAALLGHPLTASGLIAGYVLALLLKPSLCPQPMLRLALIAFCLGSLMVFGGRTALVTTLIVFALSAAFTLLRMLRGERFPLAGLIFAIAVIFASLAAIFALLDLGLFDKMLLRFSSDKGSALARVATLNLLSHFDWNEIIFGPSVARANALQSQMGLDYGIENFWVSSIVQFGLILTALMTTALVAFFTKIYLVSDRAVIAQMVLIAVIAASSVSFSSKNIQLAQFIILITTLLPRQARQPRRAMQPQHSIDRRMPIRQTAAGSAS from the coding sequence GTGAGGAGCGCTTCGCGCCTGCCCTCACCTGGGACCGGCACCCACGCTGTCTCCCCGCAGGGTCAGTGGCAACGCCGTCGTACAGTCCGGCCGGAAGCAACCCTGCTGGAACTCGGCATCGCCGGCTGCACAGCCCTGGCGATCCTGGCAACGCTGACCATCTCGTCCGCGCTGCTGACGCATTGGAAAATCCAGTATGTAACTGCAGGTGGCAACTTCTATGAGAAGCTGCATCCGGCAACTTACTTCACCGTGCTGGCACTCGGGCTCATTCTGCTGCGCTCGGGCAATCCGGTGCGTGAACTGGTACAAATTTTCGCAGGCTCCGTCACGATCCTGTTCTACCTGATCTGCTGGGTCCTCCTGCTTGTCCAGACGGTTCTCCTGCAGCGGCCGTTCACTACGGTCGTCGACACCTTTCTGCTGCCGCTCCTACTGACCATCGTGATTTGGCGGACCAATCCGTCGATCAGACGATTGCTGGTGTGGCTGGTGCACGGGCTCATTCTGCTCAACGTACTCATCGGCTACTATGAGTTCTTTGCCGGAAGCCGGATCATCCCGCTCACTCTCGGCAATATCCTGGTGGTGGGAGAATGGCGCTCGGCGGCGCTACTCGGCCACCCTCTCACGGCCTCGGGCCTGATCGCAGGTTACGTCCTCGCACTGCTGCTCAAGCCGTCGCTCTGCCCGCAGCCGATGCTGCGATTGGCCTTGATCGCGTTCTGTCTCGGCTCACTCATGGTGTTCGGCGGCCGCACCGCTCTCGTCACAACTCTCATCGTTTTTGCGCTGTCGGCTGCGTTCACCCTGCTGCGCATGCTTCGCGGCGAACGTTTCCCGCTGGCCGGCTTGATCTTCGCCATCGCCGTCATCTTCGCGAGCCTAGCTGCCATCTTTGCCCTGCTTGATCTCGGCCTGTTCGATAAGATGCTGCTGCGATTTTCATCGGACAAGGGAAGCGCGCTCGCACGCGTCGCCACGCTCAACCTCCTCTCCCATTTCGATTGGAACGAAATCATTTTCGGTCCGAGCGTCGCACGCGCCAATGCCTTGCAAAGCCAGATGGGGCTCGACTATGGCATCGAGAATTTCTGGGTATCGTCAATCGTTCAATTCGGCCTGATCCTGACGGCGCTGATGACAACGGCTTTGGTTGCTTTCTTCACCAAGATCTATCTCGTCTCGGACAGAGCGGTAATTGCGCAGATGGTCCTGATCGCCGTGATCGCTGCGAGTTCGGTGAGTTTTTCCTCAAAGAACATTCAACTCGCCCAGTTTATCATCCTGATCACCACGCTTCTGCCCAGACAGGCACGACAGCCCCGGCGAGCCATGCAACCCCAACATTCCATCGATCGCCGCATGCCGATCCGCCAGACGGCCGCCGGGAGCGCGTCATGA
- a CDS encoding acyltransferase encodes MTLSVNSSGIPIGYSSDAADSRKRDLAIDNIRGLAILMVIGIHALSQPLDSGWGKVIDAALRPAVPLFLFVSGYLSGRSMRVPVLKRIKAALIPYTIAFCAAYVYMAAHNPVMDHRAWVGATRYLLGYVLVYYYVPIYIGCTLLLGLVFRLRDRASDDVRDAGLAVALSLMILFGIVSGAYLDPLLARLGFSHDLIEEARLRDIPFWFAFMAAGTLVALTRIDETLGKFVLLLLPSAIIGLAIYAAIRVGNLGDAAAYDSVAFLAYAMALCLLLLATISSSQWLAFIGSGSYFIYLWHIFIVMMIRDHAARINPVIDSAITYVAATGLTLTALVAIRFGLPPRVVRWLGA; translated from the coding sequence ATGACCCTGTCCGTCAACAGCTCAGGTATTCCCATCGGATATTCCAGTGACGCCGCAGACAGTCGGAAGCGAGATCTCGCTATCGACAACATCCGTGGACTGGCGATCCTCATGGTGATCGGCATCCATGCCCTATCGCAGCCTCTCGACTCCGGCTGGGGCAAGGTGATCGATGCTGCGCTTCGCCCTGCTGTCCCGCTGTTTCTGTTCGTGTCGGGCTACCTCAGCGGCCGCAGCATGCGCGTGCCTGTTCTCAAGCGGATCAAGGCTGCCTTGATCCCTTACACGATCGCCTTCTGTGCAGCTTATGTGTACATGGCCGCGCACAATCCCGTCATGGATCATCGCGCATGGGTGGGGGCGACCCGCTACCTGCTCGGCTACGTTCTTGTCTATTACTATGTGCCGATCTACATCGGCTGCACGCTGCTGCTCGGCCTGGTCTTCCGCCTGCGCGATCGCGCCTCGGATGATGTCCGCGACGCCGGACTGGCCGTCGCTCTGTCGCTGATGATCCTGTTTGGGATCGTCAGCGGCGCTTATCTCGATCCGCTGCTGGCGCGGCTTGGCTTTTCGCACGACCTGATCGAGGAAGCTCGACTGCGCGATATTCCGTTCTGGTTCGCGTTCATGGCAGCCGGGACACTCGTCGCGCTCACGCGGATCGACGAGACGCTCGGCAAATTCGTGCTTCTTCTGCTGCCGTCAGCAATCATCGGCCTCGCAATCTACGCGGCGATCCGTGTCGGCAACCTCGGCGATGCCGCAGCCTACGACTCGGTAGCCTTTCTGGCCTATGCCATGGCGCTTTGCCTGCTCCTTCTCGCCACGATCAGTTCTAGCCAGTGGCTCGCCTTTATTGGTTCCGGGAGCTATTTCATCTATCTCTGGCACATCTTCATCGTCATGATGATCCGTGATCACGCCGCGCGGATCAATCCCGTGATTGACTCGGCCATCACTTACGTCGCCGCTACCGGCCTCACCCTGACCGCGCTCGTTGCGATCCGCTTTGGCCTACCGCCACGCGTGGTACGCTGGCTGGGAGCATAG